In Perca fluviatilis chromosome 18, GENO_Pfluv_1.0, whole genome shotgun sequence, one genomic interval encodes:
- the amd1 gene encoding S-adenosylmethionine decarboxylase proenzyme, which yields MMEDNGAHFFEGTEKLLEVWFSRQDETKGTGDLRTIPRFEWDKLLENVHCLIISVTKSDKQEAYILSESSMFVSKRRFILKTCGTTLLLQALVPLLELAREYCGFDAIENFFYSRKNFMKPTHQEFPHRNFQEEVDFLSQIFPNGAAYCMGRLNSDCWYLFTLDLPEYWQNEHADQTLEVLMSDLDPAIMDQFYMKDGVSASDVTRMSGICDLIPGSVIDATMFNPCGYSMNGMKTDGTYWTIHITPEPEFSYVSFETNLSETSYDDLVSKVVDVFKPGKFVTTLFVNQSSKCRSVFTPAQSMEGYKRLDRQLAQFNDYNFVFTSYAKSRQQNQQS from the exons ATGATGGAAGATAACGGTGCACATTTCTTCGAGGGGACCGAGAAGCTGTTGGAGGTGTGGTTCTCTCGGCAGGATGAGACCAAAGGAACCGGGGACCTCCGTACCATCCCGAG gtttgagTGGGACAAACTTCTGGAGAATGTGCATTGTTTGATCATAAGTGTGACAAAGTCTGACAAGCAGGAAGCTTATATACTCAG TGAGAGTAGCATGTTTGTCTCCAAGAGACGTTTCATTTTGAAGACATGCGGAACCACCCTCTTACTGCAAGCACTGGTGCCTCTGCTGGAACTCGCCAGGGAGTACTGCGGCTTCGATGCCATCGAG aatttCTTCTACTCTCGCAAGAACTTTATGAAGCCAACCCATCAAGAGTTCCCTCATCGAAACTTCCAGGAAGAAGTGGACTTCCTCAGCCAGATTTTCCCAA ATGGTGCAGCCTACTGTATGGGACGTTTGAACTCTGACTGCTG GTACCTGTTTACCCTGGACTTACCAGAGTACTGGCAGAACGAGCATGCGGATCAGACGCTGGAAGTTCTGATGAGTGACCTCGATCCAGCCATTATGGACCAGTTCTATATGAAAGATGGTGTTTCTGCAAGTGATGTCACTCGT ATGAGTGGAATTTGTGACCTGATACCAGGTTCTGTGATCGACGCCACAATGTTCAACCCTTGTGGATACTCAATGAATGGAATGAAGACTGAC GGAACCTACTGGACCATCCACATCACCCCGGAGCCCGAGTTCTCCTACGTCAGCTTCGAAACCAACCTCTCCGAGACCTCGTACGATGATCTGGTCAGTAAGGTGGTGGACGTGTTCAAGCCAGGGAAATTTGTGACTACGCTGTTTGTCAACcag AGCTCTAAATGTCGCAGTGTCTTTACTCCTGCCCAGTCGATGGAGGGCTACAAGCGCCTCGACCGCCAGTTGGCTCAATTCAACGATTACAATTTCGTCTTCACTAGCTACGCCAAGAGCCGCCAGCAGAACCAGCAGAGCTGA